One region of Triticum aestivum cultivar Chinese Spring chromosome 6B, IWGSC CS RefSeq v2.1, whole genome shotgun sequence genomic DNA includes:
- the LOC123133103 gene encoding bidirectional sugar transporter SWEET14-like gives MGGLSLQHPWAFAFGLLGNVISFMTYLAPLPTLYRIYRSKSTQGFQSVPYVVALFSAMLWIYYALLKSDECLLITINSAGCVIETIYIIIYLTYAPKQAKLFTAKILLLLNVGVFGLILLLTLLLSEGEKRVVMLGWVCVGFSVSVFVAPLSVIRLVVRTRSVEFMPFSLSLSLTVSAVVWFLYGLLIKDKYVALPNILGFAFGVIQMGLYALYHKATPTPAPKQVHDDDAVKVPEHVVNISKLGPAAAIELNTHNPIDSGMPLPMKENSLACASDETKGGVYKVDKATHVEQV, from the exons ATGGGTGGCCTCTCTCTTCAGCACCCATGGGCCTTTGCCTTTGGCCTCCTAG GCAACGTCATCTCCTTCATGACCTACCTGGCCCCACT GCCAACTTTATACCGGATCTACCGGAGCAAGTCGACGCAGGGATTCCAGTCGGTCCCTTACGTGGTGGCGCTCTTCAGTGCGATGTTGTGGATCTACTACGCGCTGCTCAAGTCTGATGAGTGCCTCCTCATCACCATCAACTCCGCTGGCTGTGTCATTGAGACCATCTACATCATCATCTACCTCACCTACGCGCCAAAGCAAGCCAAG CTCTTCACAGCAAAGATCCTCCTCCTCCTGAATGTGGGCGTGTTCGGGCTTATCCTCCTCCTCACCCTGCTCTTGTCGGAGGGCGAGAAGCGTGTCGTCATGCTCGGGTGGGTTTGTGTCGGCTTCTCCGTCAGTGTCTTCGTCGCGCCCCTCAGCGTTATC CGCCTTGTGGTGCGTACCCGGAGCGTGGAGTTCAtgcccttttccctctccctctccctcaccgtcAGCGCTGTCGTCTGGTTCCTCTATGGCCTCCTCATCAAGGACAAATATGTTGCT CTGCCCAACATTCTTGGGTTCGCATTCGGTGTGATTCAAATGGGGCTCTACGCGCTCTACCACAAAGCCACGCCTACACCGGCGCCCAAGCAGGTGCACGATGATGATGCAGTCAAGGTGCCCGAGCATGTCGTCAACATCTCTAAGCTTGGCCCAGCGGCTGCCATCGAGCTCAACACGCACAATCCCATAGATTCAGGGATGCCACTGCCGATGAAGGAAAACAGCTTGGCCTGCGCCAGTGACGAGACCAAGGGGGGCGTTTACAAGGTTGACAAGGCAACCCACGTCGAGCAAGTCTAG
- the LOC123133104 gene encoding bidirectional sugar transporter SWEET14 produces MGGLSLEHPWAFAFGLLGNFISFMTYLAPLPTFYRIYRSKSTQGFQSVPYVVALFSAMLWIYYALLKSDELLLITINSAGCLIETIYIVMYLVYAPKQAKMFTAKILLLLDVGLFGLILLLTLLLAGGEKRVVMLGWVCVGFSVSVFIAPLSVIRLVVRTRSVEFMPFSLSLSLTISAVVWFLYGLLIKDKYVALPNILGFAFGVIQMGLYALYCNATPRPAPKEVDAPLPEHVIDVAKLGPAAAIELNTPAAVQPPTKGNIVSCGSGKTKEISVEKVDMATNVEHV; encoded by the exons ATGGGTGGGCTCTCCCTTGAGCACCCTTGGGCTTTTGCCTTTGGCCTCCTAG GCAACTTCATCTCCTTCATGACCTACCTGGCCCCACT GCCGACGTTCTACCGGATCTACCGGAGCAAGTCGACGCAGGGGTTCCAGTCGGTCCCGTACGTGGTGGCGCTCTTCAGCGCGATGCTGTGGATCTACTATGCGCTGCTCAAGTCCGACGAGCTACTGCTCATCACCATCAACTCTGCCGGCTGTCTCATCGAAACCATCTACATCGTCATGTACCTCGTTTACGCGCCAAAGCAAGCCAAG ATGTTCACGGCGAAGATCCTCCTCCTCCTGGACGTGGGCTTGTTCGGCCTCATCCTACTCCTCACGCTGCTGCTGGCCGGGGGCGAGAAGCGCGTCGTCATGCTTGGGTGGGTCTGCGTCGGCTTCTCCGTCAGTGTCTTCATCGCACCCCTCAGCGTCATC CGCCTTGTGGTGCGTACCCGGAGCGTGGAGTTCATGCCCTtttcactctccctctctctcaccatCAGCGCCGTCGTCTGGTtcctctacggcctcctcatcaaggACAAATACGTCGCT CTTCCCAACATCCTCGGGTTTGCCTTCGGGGTGATCCAGATGGGGCTCTACGCCCTCTACTGCAATGCCACGCCCAGGCCGGCGCCAAAGGAGGTGGACGCACCCCTGCCTGAGCACGTCATCGACGTCGCTAAGCTCGGCCCGGCGGCTGCCATCGAGCTCAACACGCCAGCTGCCGTCCAGCCACCGACGAAGGGGAACATCGTGTCTTGTGGCAGCGGCAAAACCAAAGAGATCAGCGTCGAGAAGGTTGACATGGCAACCAATGTCGAGCATGTCTAG